One part of the Vibrio ponticus genome encodes these proteins:
- a CDS encoding porin, with the protein MKMTNIAMAVATTLLASTSAFAAEVYSGSGTSLAIGGYVDVGVGEYGGSEDFKVHQVSPRLNVEGKKEIGNGVTIDAKGEWRINYLEGSETTFSTRLGYIGATHEQAGRLVVGTQWAPYYDVAGVADKPIAFANDFLYGKNFNQLGSARAEKMVSYRNTLRASDDVAFNIGLGWQGENTETSSSQVANLVTGEVTSVTTGVDYDARGQIAVSTVFAGFGLGYVYNQGDVDSEKARSHVFAANYGNYGKGLYVALVYGDNDNFYNGLDDTKQYEAIAAFGLDNGVNVILNYESVEDDKTDKTQYSETAIQVEYTVTSGLVAFAGYQIDLGNDINKEENDEYTVGARYFF; encoded by the coding sequence ATGAAAATGACAAATATTGCCATGGCAGTGGCGACTACTCTTCTGGCATCGACCAGTGCATTTGCAGCGGAAGTTTATAGTGGAAGTGGCACATCTTTAGCTATCGGTGGCTACGTAGATGTTGGTGTGGGTGAATATGGCGGATCTGAAGATTTCAAGGTACATCAGGTTTCTCCACGTCTTAATGTTGAAGGTAAAAAAGAGATTGGCAATGGCGTAACAATTGATGCCAAAGGTGAATGGAGAATTAACTACCTAGAAGGAAGTGAAACAACATTTTCCACACGTCTTGGCTATATCGGTGCTACTCATGAACAAGCTGGTCGCTTAGTTGTAGGGACTCAATGGGCACCTTATTACGACGTTGCAGGTGTGGCAGATAAACCTATCGCGTTTGCTAATGATTTTTTATATGGAAAAAACTTCAATCAATTGGGCTCAGCGCGTGCTGAAAAAATGGTCAGTTACCGTAATACCCTAAGAGCTTCAGATGATGTTGCATTTAATATTGGCTTAGGCTGGCAAGGTGAAAATACTGAGACTTCAAGTTCACAGGTAGCAAACCTAGTAACAGGCGAAGTGACTTCCGTCACTACTGGAGTTGATTATGATGCTCGTGGTCAAATTGCAGTTAGTACGGTGTTTGCAGGCTTTGGACTAGGTTATGTCTACAACCAAGGTGATGTTGACTCAGAGAAAGCTCGTTCGCACGTGTTTGCTGCCAATTATGGTAATTACGGCAAAGGGCTATATGTTGCCTTAGTGTATGGTGATAACGACAACTTTTACAATGGATTAGACGATACTAAGCAATACGAAGCGATTGCAGCATTTGGACTGGATAATGGTGTAAACGTAATACTTAACTATGAATCAGTTGAAGATGATAAGACTGATAAGACGCAATATAGTGAAACGGCTATTCAAGTAGAATACACCGTGACTTCTGGCTTAGTTGCTTTCGCTGGTTACCAAATCGACCTAGGCAATGATATCAACAAAGAAGAAAACGACGAGTACACAGTCGGTGCTCGCTACTTCTTCTAA